In a single window of the Olivibacter sp. SDN3 genome:
- a CDS encoding TonB-dependent receptor, giving the protein MHTWSQGTEATITGKVLEKEGPIAGASITVRNESTGFKATTVTNEKGNYTFQQLPLGSPYTVTANSIGFTEQRKTGFALNFGDEIVVDFELAASSNELEEVVIEGSDLRNTIKTLGASTAVTATELTKLPVNGRNFSSLIDLSPVSSGSNLAGQRASSTNYTVDGMTSRSTIAGGNSGGAYAISMEAIREFKVVTNEYDVTYGRSGGGSITTVTKSGTNTFSGSAFTFARTDWLSSNYNLNGTPRAQEFSTYQYGFALGGPIVKDKAHFFVAWDHQADARPLLIADIQSQEDIGRYRVTQESLDEFTRIAREKYGFNSDALFGSFDKRKATDAAFARIDWQIHPKHLLTIRNNFIYDMDDQQEGDNSGINAFESYVNRKNVNNSLMASLRSSLSSRLTNDLKIQHFYESTDVMHNVAGIGQNQSIPRVIVENVESVDGDRTLYNSIQMGGQRFAPEWFKGNVFQLVNNLYYNTEKIKYTFGADIMYTDMNFRYGSEMNGRFYFTGLENFDNMTPYRYARDVYMTDHENTKVNNLAAGVYGQMETRLAYGLDVVAGIRLDNTSYLRKANFNQVVYDELGIATDNGINTFQFQPRVQFNWNIGDKGRDIIRFGAGIFGSNLNPYSMLNNMLFDGSRIAGVDITDARLMPPIDFASYRNDPNTAPGRDLLNNPEIEQLVTINTNSPDVKVPTVYKANISINHFFTPTLRIGFSAYGTWGRNNYMYVDRNMVDEPYFRIAAEDNRGVYVPANTIQTANGTANWVNSRKTENIGRVLEMNSEGKVNSYTFVVDGTYRYYKDGQINVSYTWNDTRDNTSYNGNVANTATLSLMVRDDPRDLSTMTYSDNQFRHKVVFYGNAPSVWGITMGLRFSGISGTRYSLAVAGNMNGDFVSSNDLAYIYDPGNPNTPEYLREGINAILNNPEAEQSVKDYINANLDKIAERNGGENGFYGVFDLRLAKMFRIYGSHGIEASVDIFNLANMLNKDWGVGRNLGNQNIYSIRSFDPEDLQYEYNVNAPTGVSNLNGNPFQVQLGLRYAF; this is encoded by the coding sequence ATGCATACCTGGTCGCAAGGTACCGAGGCCACCATTACCGGTAAGGTTCTAGAAAAAGAAGGTCCTATAGCAGGTGCTTCTATTACGGTAAGAAATGAATCTACGGGATTCAAGGCAACTACCGTTACCAATGAAAAAGGTAATTATACCTTTCAACAGCTACCACTTGGTTCTCCCTATACTGTCACGGCAAACTCTATCGGTTTTACCGAACAACGAAAAACCGGCTTTGCGCTTAATTTCGGTGATGAAATCGTGGTAGATTTCGAACTGGCTGCAAGCTCCAATGAATTAGAGGAGGTGGTGATTGAAGGGTCAGATCTAAGAAATACGATTAAAACATTAGGCGCGTCGACTGCAGTGACAGCCACCGAACTAACCAAACTTCCGGTAAATGGACGAAACTTCTCTTCACTGATTGATCTATCTCCAGTTAGTAGTGGCAGCAATCTTGCAGGCCAACGAGCATCCTCAACAAATTATACAGTAGATGGTATGACTTCTCGCAGTACTATCGCCGGTGGTAATAGTGGGGGTGCTTATGCCATATCCATGGAAGCCATACGGGAATTCAAGGTGGTAACAAATGAATATGACGTTACTTATGGTAGAAGCGGCGGAGGTAGCATTACAACGGTCACCAAATCGGGTACGAACACGTTTTCCGGCAGTGCCTTTACCTTTGCACGTACCGATTGGTTGTCGAGCAATTACAACCTGAACGGAACACCACGCGCACAGGAATTCTCCACCTATCAATATGGCTTCGCACTTGGCGGCCCCATCGTTAAGGATAAAGCACATTTCTTTGTTGCTTGGGATCATCAGGCAGATGCCAGACCATTACTTATAGCCGACATCCAAAGTCAGGAGGACATCGGTCGTTATCGGGTAACCCAAGAAAGTTTAGATGAATTTACGCGCATTGCCCGTGAAAAATATGGTTTCAATTCCGATGCGCTATTCGGTTCTTTTGATAAGAGGAAAGCAACTGATGCCGCTTTTGCTCGAATCGATTGGCAGATTCACCCTAAGCACTTACTGACCATTCGAAACAATTTTATCTATGATATGGATGATCAACAGGAAGGCGATAACTCAGGAATCAACGCGTTTGAATCTTATGTCAACAGAAAGAATGTCAATAACAGCCTAATGGCTTCTCTCCGGTCGTCTTTGAGCTCTAGGCTTACGAACGATCTAAAAATTCAACATTTTTATGAAAGCACGGATGTCATGCATAATGTAGCCGGCATTGGTCAAAACCAAAGTATACCTCGCGTCATTGTTGAAAATGTAGAATCGGTAGATGGCGATCGAACACTTTACAATTCCATTCAGATGGGTGGTCAGCGCTTTGCGCCCGAGTGGTTTAAGGGAAATGTATTCCAACTGGTGAACAACTTATACTATAACACAGAAAAGATAAAATACACTTTTGGAGCGGATATCATGTATACCGATATGAACTTCCGCTACGGTAGCGAAATGAATGGTCGATTCTATTTTACGGGTCTGGAAAATTTTGATAACATGACACCTTACCGCTATGCACGCGATGTATATATGACCGACCACGAAAATACAAAAGTCAATAACCTTGCGGCTGGGGTTTACGGTCAGATGGAGACCCGCTTGGCATATGGTTTGGATGTGGTAGCGGGTATCCGCTTGGATAACACAAGTTATCTGCGGAAGGCCAATTTTAATCAGGTAGTATATGATGAGTTAGGTATTGCTACGGATAATGGAATCAATACCTTTCAGTTTCAGCCACGTGTACAGTTTAACTGGAACATAGGCGATAAAGGTCGAGATATTATCCGTTTTGGTGCCGGTATATTTGGTTCCAACCTTAATCCCTACTCGATGTTAAACAATATGTTATTTGATGGTTCACGTATTGCAGGCGTAGATATTACCGACGCCCGCTTAATGCCACCTATAGATTTTGCAAGCTACCGCAATGACCCGAACACCGCACCAGGGCGCGATTTACTCAACAATCCGGAAATAGAACAATTGGTAACCATTAATACGAATAGCCCAGATGTGAAGGTCCCCACCGTTTATAAGGCCAATATATCCATCAACCATTTCTTTACGCCAACCTTACGTATTGGCTTCAGCGCTTACGGTACCTGGGGTCGCAATAACTATATGTATGTAGACCGTAACATGGTAGATGAACCCTATTTTAGGATTGCCGCAGAGGATAACCGAGGAGTTTATGTGCCTGCTAATACGATCCAAACTGCTAATGGTACGGCAAATTGGGTGAACAGCCGCAAAACTGAGAATATAGGGCGCGTATTGGAAATGAATAGCGAAGGTAAGGTTAATTCCTATACATTCGTAGTAGATGGTACTTATCGCTACTATAAAGATGGGCAAATCAATGTCTCCTATACTTGGAACGACACACGTGACAACACCTCTTATAATGGCAATGTAGCCAATACGGCTACCCTTTCATTGATGGTGCGGGATGATCCCCGCGATCTCAGTACCATGACTTATTCCGACAATCAGTTCCGGCACAAAGTTGTATTTTATGGCAATGCACCAAGCGTCTGGGGTATTACCATGGGCTTACGCTTCAGCGGTATTTCAGGCACGCGTTATTCCCTAGCGGTAGCTGGTAATATGAATGGCGACTTTGTGTCGTCCAATGACTTAGCCTACATTTATGATCCCGGGAATCCGAATACTCCAGAATATCTCCGTGAAGGGATCAATGCCATTCTGAACAATCCCGAAGCGGAACAGAGCGTAAAAGATTATATCAATGCCAATTTAGATAAAATCGCTGAACGCAATGGAGGTGAAAATGGGTTCTATGGCGTGTTCGACCTACGTTTGGCTAAGATGTTTCGCATTTATGGGTCTCACGGCATTGAAGCGTCGGTAGATATTTTCAATTTAGCCAATATGTTAAACAAAGATTGGGGAGTAGGCCGCAACTTGGGTAACCAAAATATATATAGTATCAGAAGCTTTGATCCGGAAGACCTCCAATACGAATATAATGTCAATGCACCTACCGGAGTATCTAACCTGAATGGTAACCCTTTTCAGGTTCAACTGGGGCTGCGCTATGCTTTTTAA
- a CDS encoding AraC family transcriptional regulator, whose translation MKPVIDYLPKSAGESFAVRHFDYDFYPTPWHFHPEYELVLVTESTGQRLIGDDISDFKPGDMALIGPNLPHVYRNDMEYYAATPYLRAKSIVVHFTIASFGDSFLSLPETHKIKTLLNKSLRGLEIYGGTNEELNKRMHELVELSDFARWLKLLEMLNILAETDEYKYISKAEVKGCNEKESERMDNVLTFVFNNFKKNISLKEVANIANMAENSFSRYFALRARRSFTKFVNEVRLSHACKLLIEDKLNILEISMECGFNNLSNFNRQFKSRYSYSPMAYRKQLNQAVRNL comes from the coding sequence ATGAAACCTGTAATTGACTACTTACCAAAAAGTGCGGGCGAATCTTTTGCTGTAAGGCATTTTGATTACGATTTTTACCCTACACCTTGGCATTTTCATCCTGAATATGAACTGGTGCTGGTGACCGAAAGCACCGGGCAACGGCTCATAGGGGATGATATTTCGGATTTTAAACCAGGTGATATGGCTTTAATTGGCCCTAACCTGCCGCATGTATACCGAAATGACATGGAATACTACGCTGCCACCCCCTATCTAAGAGCCAAATCTATCGTTGTACATTTTACAATTGCTTCCTTTGGAGACAGTTTTCTTTCCCTGCCAGAAACACATAAAATCAAAACACTGCTCAACAAATCCCTAAGAGGATTGGAAATATACGGCGGCACCAATGAAGAACTGAACAAAAGAATGCATGAACTAGTGGAGCTCAGCGACTTTGCCCGATGGCTCAAACTACTTGAAATGCTGAATATTCTGGCGGAAACCGATGAGTATAAGTATATTTCAAAAGCCGAAGTCAAAGGTTGCAATGAAAAGGAATCGGAAAGGATGGACAACGTTTTGACATTTGTTTTCAACAATTTCAAAAAAAACATCAGCCTTAAAGAGGTTGCAAATATTGCTAATATGGCTGAAAACTCATTTTCAAGATATTTTGCTCTTCGCGCGAGACGATCGTTTACTAAATTTGTGAACGAAGTGAGGCTTAGTCATGCCTGCAAATTGTTGATAGAAGATAAGCTCAATATATTGGAAATTTCCATGGAGTGTGGGTTTAACAACTTATCTAACTTTAACAGGCAATTTAAAAGTCGATACAGTTATAGCCCGATGGCCTATCGGAAACAGCTTAATCAAGCGGTACGCAATCTATAA
- a CDS encoding 3-oxoacyl-ACP synthase III family protein: MDQQTYSVITASGSYIPTRRILNEDFLAHSFYDEHGIRLKKMNEEIIKQFQTITGIQERRYVTDDLVASDIAYFAAKDALLSSQVDMETLDYIIVAHNFGDISEKNRRSEFVPTLASRVKHHLNINNPATITYDLPFGCAGWLQGLIQADYYIRYGTAKRIMVIGTETLSRICDPHDRDSMIYSDGAGAVIVEAGKSKEPTGILSHNVRSYAGDLAYLLRMDRSYNPNFENDTLFLKMNGRKLYENVLKTVPEVIKECLDKAKLSIRDIDKVLIHQANEKMDEAILRDLFELYGIKESPKGIMPMTISWLGNSSVATLPTLYDLMFKGRFEHQTLRKGSTIVFASVGAGVNMNAVAYKIPE, encoded by the coding sequence ATGGATCAGCAAACATATTCTGTTATTACAGCAAGTGGCAGTTACATTCCAACACGCCGCATATTAAATGAAGATTTTCTAGCGCACTCTTTTTATGACGAGCATGGCATTCGCTTAAAGAAGATGAATGAAGAGATCATCAAACAGTTCCAGACTATTACCGGTATACAAGAACGGCGATATGTTACAGATGATTTGGTTGCGTCTGATATTGCTTATTTTGCCGCTAAAGACGCCCTCCTATCATCTCAAGTTGACATGGAAACACTCGACTACATTATTGTTGCACATAATTTTGGAGATATTAGTGAGAAAAATCGCCGAAGTGAGTTTGTCCCGACTCTTGCGTCAAGAGTGAAACATCACCTAAACATTAACAATCCAGCTACCATTACCTATGACCTTCCCTTTGGCTGTGCCGGTTGGCTGCAAGGACTTATCCAAGCAGATTATTATATACGCTATGGTACAGCAAAACGTATTATGGTGATTGGCACCGAAACCTTATCGCGCATCTGCGATCCGCATGACCGTGATAGTATGATCTATTCTGATGGAGCTGGGGCGGTTATCGTAGAGGCTGGTAAGAGTAAAGAACCGACTGGTATCCTGTCACATAATGTAAGATCCTATGCTGGAGATCTCGCCTATCTTTTACGCATGGACAGATCTTATAATCCAAATTTCGAAAACGACACCCTGTTCCTTAAAATGAACGGCAGGAAGCTATATGAAAACGTTTTGAAAACGGTTCCTGAAGTAATAAAGGAATGCCTTGATAAAGCCAAACTGTCTATTAGGGATATTGACAAAGTACTTATACACCAGGCAAACGAAAAAATGGATGAAGCTATCCTACGCGATTTATTTGAACTATATGGCATTAAAGAATCTCCAAAAGGCATTATGCCTATGACCATATCATGGCTTGGCAATAGTTCGGTTGCCACATTACCTACACTTTACGACCTCATGTTCAAAGGGCGTTTTGAGCACCAGACGCTCAGGAAAGGGAGCACAATCGTTTTTGCCTCTGTTGGGGCCGGTGTTAATATGAATGCAGTGGCTTACAAAATTCCAGAATAA